From Desulfomicrobium apsheronum, the proteins below share one genomic window:
- a CDS encoding type I restriction-modification system subunit M: MNGETHSQLANFIWSICNLLRGPYKRNEYRKVILPLTVLRRFECLLEPTRQAALEEFQSLKTKPERVQQARLQQITGHRFYNLSRMQLTLPGEKIHSLLDDPNNLAPNLNSYINGFSPNVRAIMEKFKFSEQIAHMAEKNILFEVIKAFAKINLSPQRVDQIQMGYVFEELIRIGAEQSNEEAGEHFTPREVIKLMVNLLLAPEQDLAKSDVVKTIYDPACGTGGMLSVAEEYIRHLNRDARPHLYGQDWNDEAWAVCKSDMLIKGEDADNVILGDTFTRDGFDRDSDGKKWTFDYMLANPPFGVEWKQQQKYINQEADTLGFAGRFGAGTPRINDGALLFLQHMISKMRPVDKDGSRIGIVFNGSPLFTGDAGSGESEIRRWIIENDWLEAIVALPEQLFYNTGIATYIWVLTNRKNTERKGKIQLIDARNFWVQMEKSLGNKRRRIGDPQDKAKDPDHIAEITRIYENFQDGETRTFLVDGTEKELVVSKVFDNDDFGYHKITVERPLRLNFQATAERIARLEEQTAFKNLASSSKKNETIRQQEIETGKARQQTILDLLAAFAKQHGDTLFQDRKKFLLALREVDRARNVKLSAPELKAVLAAMGERDETAAICKDKKGGPEPDTDLRDTETVPLKESIEEYFHREVLPHVPDAWIDHGKTKIGYEIPLNRHFYRYEPPRELAEIEAEIKGLEGEILELLREVTA, translated from the coding sequence ATGAACGGAGAAACCCACAGCCAACTGGCCAACTTTATCTGGTCCATCTGCAACCTGCTACGCGGCCCCTACAAGCGCAACGAGTACCGCAAGGTCATCCTGCCCCTTACTGTTCTGCGCCGCTTCGAATGCCTGCTCGAACCGACCCGCCAGGCCGCACTTGAAGAGTTCCAGTCGCTGAAGACCAAGCCAGAACGTGTCCAGCAGGCACGGCTGCAGCAAATCACCGGCCACCGCTTCTACAACCTTTCGCGTATGCAGCTCACGTTGCCAGGTGAAAAAATCCACTCACTGCTGGATGACCCAAACAATCTCGCGCCAAACTTGAACAGCTACATCAATGGCTTCTCCCCGAACGTTCGCGCCATCATGGAGAAGTTCAAGTTCAGCGAGCAGATCGCCCACATGGCAGAAAAGAACATCCTGTTCGAGGTGATCAAGGCCTTTGCCAAGATCAATCTCTCCCCCCAGCGGGTAGATCAGATCCAGATGGGCTACGTGTTCGAGGAGCTGATCCGGATCGGGGCAGAACAATCCAACGAAGAGGCCGGGGAGCACTTCACCCCGCGCGAGGTGATCAAGCTGATGGTCAACCTGCTGCTGGCCCCGGAGCAGGATCTCGCCAAGAGCGATGTGGTCAAGACCATCTACGACCCAGCCTGCGGCACCGGCGGCATGCTGTCTGTTGCCGAGGAGTACATTCGCCATCTCAACCGCGACGCCCGCCCGCATCTCTACGGCCAGGACTGGAACGACGAGGCATGGGCGGTGTGCAAGTCCGACATGCTGATCAAGGGCGAGGACGCCGACAACGTCATCCTCGGCGACACTTTCACCCGCGACGGCTTCGACCGCGATTCAGACGGTAAGAAGTGGACCTTCGACTACATGCTGGCTAATCCCCCCTTCGGTGTGGAATGGAAGCAGCAGCAGAAATACATCAACCAGGAGGCCGATACCCTCGGATTTGCCGGGCGTTTCGGTGCGGGCACCCCACGCATCAACGACGGGGCGCTGCTCTTTTTGCAGCACATGATTTCCAAGATGCGCCCCGTCGATAAAGACGGCAGTCGCATCGGCATCGTCTTCAACGGTTCGCCGCTCTTCACCGGTGACGCGGGCAGCGGCGAAAGCGAGATTCGGCGCTGGATCATCGAAAACGACTGGTTGGAGGCCATCGTCGCCCTGCCGGAGCAGCTCTTCTACAACACCGGCATCGCCACCTACATCTGGGTGCTGACCAACCGCAAAAATACAGAGCGCAAAGGAAAAATTCAGCTCATCGACGCCCGCAACTTCTGGGTGCAGATGGAAAAGTCACTGGGCAACAAACGCCGTCGTATCGGCGACCCACAGGACAAGGCCAAGGACCCGGACCACATCGCCGAAATCACCCGCATCTACGAAAACTTCCAGGACGGCGAGACCCGCACCTTTCTCGTTGATGGCACGGAAAAAGAGCTGGTGGTCAGCAAGGTGTTCGACAACGACGACTTCGGCTACCACAAAATCACCGTCGAACGCCCGCTGCGCCTGAACTTCCAGGCCACGGCGGAACGCATCGCCCGGCTGGAAGAACAGACCGCCTTCAAGAACCTCGCGTCCAGCAGCAAGAAAAACGAAACCATCCGTCAGCAGGAGATCGAGACAGGCAAGGCTCGTCAGCAGACCATCCTCGACCTGCTCGCCGCCTTTGCCAAGCAGCACGGCGATACCCTATTCCAAGACCGCAAAAAGTTCCTGCTGGCCCTACGCGAAGTGGACCGCGCAAGAAACGTCAAACTCTCCGCGCCCGAGTTGAAAGCGGTACTCGCCGCCATGGGTGAGCGGGACGAGACCGCCGCGATCTGCAAAGACAAGAAGGGCGGACCGGAGCCGGATACCGACCTGCGAGACACCGAAACCGTGCCGCTGAAAGAGAGCATCGAAGAATACTTCCACCGTGAGGTGCTGCCCCATGTGCCCGATGCCTGGATCGACCACGGCAAGACTAAAATCGGCTATGAAATCCCCTTGAATCGCCACTTCTACCGCTACGAGCCGCCGCGTGAACTGGCTGAGATCGAGGCCGAAATCAAAGGGCTGGAAGGCGAGATTCTTGAACTACTCCGGGAGGTGACCGCATGA
- a CDS encoding restriction endonuclease subunit S yields MRYPTYPEYKESDAQWLGQVPGHWGAVSLRWISQRYAGGTPDKSNDAYWEDGDIPWLNSGSVNDGYITEPSAYITREGFANSSAKWIPENALVMALAGQGKTKGMVALLGIRATCNQSMAAIIPKEKLTPRFLYWWLVSNYQNIRNMAGGEQRDGLNLDMLGSIPCPLLPLTEQTAIADFLDRETGRIDTLVAKKQRLIVLLKEKRTALISRTVTRGLPADAAREFGLDPHSRFKDSGIEWLGEVPEGWEPTPLKFIAGIQTGYAFSSDDFTDEGIPVLRIGDISRDGCVDFTNAKYLPETYKIAYSKVLITRGAIVMAMTGATIGKAGKYDLDDPALLNQRVCSFYSTGDNDQSFLWYLLNADFYLEYIKLTAFGGAQPNISDTELLGCIVAVAPSAEQTAIAAYLDRETAKIDKLVEKVEMVTARLQEYRTALITAAVTGKIDVREAVA; encoded by the coding sequence ATGAGGTATCCGACTTATCCCGAATACAAGGAGAGCGACGCCCAGTGGCTGGGGCAAGTTCCGGGACATTGGGGCGCTGTATCGTTGAGGTGGATTTCTCAGCGTTACGCAGGCGGGACACCAGATAAGTCCAACGATGCCTACTGGGAAGACGGTGACATTCCTTGGCTTAACTCAGGATCAGTCAATGATGGTTATATAACTGAGCCATCCGCCTATATTACACGAGAGGGATTTGCAAATAGCAGTGCGAAGTGGATTCCAGAAAATGCATTGGTCATGGCGCTCGCCGGACAAGGAAAAACAAAAGGGATGGTTGCGCTACTTGGCATCCGTGCGACATGCAACCAATCCATGGCCGCGATTATTCCAAAAGAGAAGTTAACCCCGCGTTTTCTCTATTGGTGGTTGGTGTCCAATTACCAGAATATTCGCAACATGGCAGGCGGAGAGCAAAGGGACGGCCTCAATCTTGATATGCTGGGTTCAATTCCGTGTCCGCTGTTGCCTCTCACTGAGCAAACCGCCATCGCCGATTTTCTCGACCGGGAGACGGGGCGGATCGATACTCTGGTGGCGAAGAAGCAGCGACTGATCGTGCTGCTCAAGGAGAAACGCACCGCGCTCATCTCCCGCACCGTCACCCGAGGCCTGCCCGCAGACGCCGCTCGCGAATTCGGCCTCGATCCCCACTCCCGCTTCAAGGACTCCGGCATCGAATGGTTGGGCGAGGTGCCGGAGGGGTGGGAACCGACTCCACTAAAGTTTATCGCTGGAATTCAAACTGGTTATGCTTTTAGTAGCGATGATTTTACCGACGAAGGCATCCCAGTTCTTCGTATTGGTGATATTTCAAGAGATGGTTGCGTTGATTTCACAAATGCCAAATATCTTCCTGAAACCTACAAGATTGCCTATAGCAAAGTGCTGATTACTCGTGGTGCCATCGTGATGGCAATGACAGGGGCAACCATTGGGAAAGCTGGAAAATACGACCTTGATGACCCTGCATTACTGAACCAGCGAGTCTGTTCTTTTTACTCGACGGGGGATAATGACCAAAGTTTTCTTTGGTATCTTCTAAATGCAGATTTTTATCTGGAGTATATCAAACTAACGGCTTTCGGTGGTGCTCAACCCAATATTTCCGACACAGAACTATTGGGCTGCATTGTCGCAGTTGCGCCTTCTGCAGAACAAACCGCGATCGCCGCCTATCTCGACCGCGAAACTGCCAAGATCGACAAACTGGTGGAAAAGGTCGAAATGGTCACCGCACGGTTGCAGGAGTATCGCACCGCCCTGATCACCGCCGCCGTCACGGGAAAGATTGATGTTCGTGAGGCGGTAGCATGA
- a CDS encoding YagK/YfjJ domain-containing protein yields MKKKNLTFEEKFNGYSINTSKEKNLGCFVPTLERYHQHLEDMTIKHNKVMQTRFDLRYPSDGSVKFDKTHIYKFSDGFKKHFSRMRKSNHKVDLKLDWSPDQKDSSVFPHYHCNALVNGNAIQSEYTILKAAEHYWGKALRSENQGLVNYCNKGRAGEKQDNGLMYRRGDERCSEVKDKMVYQASYLAKIRDKEGLRKGSHSRGGSQLKK; encoded by the coding sequence ATGAAAAAGAAAAATCTTACGTTTGAAGAAAAATTCAATGGTTATTCGATTAACACTTCAAAAGAAAAAAATCTAGGTTGTTTTGTTCCTACTCTGGAAAGGTATCACCAACATCTAGAGGATATGACTATCAAGCATAACAAAGTTATGCAAACCAGATTTGATTTGCGTTATCCTTCCGATGGTTCTGTGAAATTTGATAAAACTCACATTTATAAATTTAGTGATGGCTTTAAAAAACATTTTTCTCGAATGAGAAAGTCTAATCACAAGGTTGATTTGAAACTAGACTGGTCTCCTGATCAGAAAGATTCTTCTGTGTTTCCTCATTATCACTGTAATGCGCTTGTTAATGGCAACGCTATTCAGTCTGAGTACACGATTCTTAAGGCTGCTGAACATTACTGGGGGAAAGCTTTGAGGAGTGAGAATCAGGGTCTTGTGAATTATTGCAATAAGGGACGTGCAGGAGAGAAACAGGATAATGGCTTGATGTATCGTCGAGGTGATGAACGGTGTTCGGAGGTTAAAGACAAGATGGTTTATCAGGCGAGTTATTTAGCGAAAATTCGCGATAAAGAGGGATTGAGAAAAGGGTCTCATTCTAGGGGAGGATCTCAGCTTAAAAAATAG
- a CDS encoding YcbK family protein has protein sequence MKQSRRHFLCSMANLAVAGVALSIAPSAFASKPGARSLTFAHTHTGEKLHIVYSSGNQYVPGALKTLNRFLRDHYTGQIGRMDPKLFDLLYKLKLTLGSTEPFEIVSGYRCPATNTKLRRKGGGGVAKRSLHMEGKALDLRLADVSLVDLRDAAKASRKGGVGFYPQDGFVHVDTGAVRSW, from the coding sequence ATGAAACAATCACGTCGTCATTTTCTTTGCAGCATGGCCAATCTGGCCGTGGCCGGTGTCGCCCTGTCCATCGCTCCTTCGGCCTTTGCGTCCAAGCCCGGGGCGCGCAGCCTGACCTTTGCGCATACGCACACAGGCGAGAAGCTGCACATCGTCTACTCCAGCGGAAATCAGTATGTTCCAGGCGCCTTGAAAACGCTCAATCGTTTCCTGCGCGACCACTACACAGGACAGATCGGGCGGATGGACCCCAAGCTTTTTGATCTTCTGTACAAGCTCAAACTGACACTGGGCAGCACTGAGCCCTTTGAGATCGTCTCCGGCTACCGGTGTCCTGCCACCAACACGAAATTGCGCAGGAAAGGGGGCGGCGGCGTCGCCAAGCGCAGCCTGCACATGGAAGGCAAGGCCCTTGACCTGCGCCTGGCGGATGTGTCCCTCGTCGATCTGCGCGATGCCGCAAAGGCTTCCCGCAAGGGAGGAGTGGGCTTCTACCCGCAGGACGGCTTTGTGCATGTCGATACCGGCGCGGTGCGTAGCTGGTAG
- a CDS encoding tyrosine-type recombinase/integrase has protein sequence MGQKKRVWTAITNADGHGGVRYREHETRKHGAVPDRYYAISYWWKKENGEGKKAWLEGVGWASEDVKPSDCFVLLEKLKRNQKLGKGPCTLKSLREHEQKMKEAEERDAKQRAERVVTLHEYFHQNYLPTAQKKKKPESWGREVSLFNNWIDPLLGHLKIQEIGITQWDFLLSAMVDGGLSPRTRQYACLTLRLVLEHAFARRMVSEMPPRAKLIGATLKPNSNRRTRTVTNQELQSILELLRVRDQHAYWLTLFCALSCCRFSEAANLEWGDIDLAVGRAMFRNTKNGTNREIPLSDTLVDMLLSVGKARGKGRVFLSAQGKEYKQAPSVFRDVVEELGLNEGKNKLDRLVFHSLRHSGATKLGQSGIPLRDMMDLAGWKTPSMALRYQHSGDVGRRRAMMALEGMMQPENSNVLEFNYKKKS, from the coding sequence ATGGGGCAAAAAAAAAGAGTTTGGACGGCGATCACGAACGCCGATGGTCATGGCGGCGTTCGATACCGTGAGCACGAGACCCGAAAGCATGGTGCCGTTCCTGACCGCTACTACGCGATCTCCTATTGGTGGAAGAAAGAGAATGGAGAGGGCAAGAAAGCTTGGCTTGAAGGCGTCGGGTGGGCAAGCGAAGATGTGAAACCCTCGGATTGTTTTGTTCTTTTGGAAAAACTGAAGCGAAACCAGAAACTTGGCAAAGGCCCATGCACGCTGAAAAGTTTGCGTGAGCATGAGCAGAAGATGAAAGAAGCTGAGGAGCGCGATGCAAAGCAAAGGGCAGAACGGGTGGTCACCCTTCACGAGTATTTCCACCAGAACTACCTGCCTACGGCGCAGAAGAAAAAGAAGCCGGAATCGTGGGGGAGGGAGGTGTCGCTGTTCAACAACTGGATCGACCCTTTGCTTGGCCATCTCAAAATCCAAGAAATTGGGATTACCCAGTGGGATTTTCTTTTGTCAGCAATGGTGGACGGGGGGTTATCCCCTCGGACGCGGCAGTATGCTTGTCTGACTTTGCGCCTTGTTCTCGAACACGCCTTTGCCCGTCGCATGGTTTCAGAAATGCCGCCCCGGGCGAAGCTGATAGGAGCGACGTTGAAACCAAATAGCAACCGCAGGACAAGAACTGTCACTAATCAAGAGCTACAGTCCATACTTGAGCTTTTGCGTGTGCGTGACCAACATGCTTACTGGTTGACTTTGTTTTGCGCGCTGTCATGTTGTCGGTTCAGTGAGGCGGCAAATTTGGAATGGGGAGATATTGATCTTGCAGTGGGCAGGGCAATGTTTCGCAACACAAAAAACGGAACTAACCGGGAGATTCCACTTTCAGATACACTTGTAGATATGCTGCTAAGTGTGGGTAAGGCGAGGGGGAAGGGGCGAGTGTTTCTGTCCGCACAGGGGAAAGAGTATAAGCAAGCACCATCGGTGTTTCGGGATGTTGTCGAAGAGTTAGGGTTGAACGAGGGGAAAAATAAGCTGGATAGACTGGTGTTTCATTCGTTAAGGCACAGTGGAGCAACAAAACTTGGTCAGTCGGGAATTCCTCTAAGGGACATGATGGATCTGGCAGGATGGAAAACGCCAAGTATGGCATTACGTTATCAGCATAGTGGGGATGTCGGGCGGCGTCGAGCGATGATGGCCTTAGAAGGCATGATGCAACCCGAGAATTCAAACGTTCTTGAGTTTAATTATAAGAAAAAATCATAA
- a CDS encoding FRG domain-containing protein, whose product MNEFIINSFEKYLTTVRDNIGVTDQKGQRKRRYFRGQTKRAFDGYDLKPSIGRYAHLNSLPPAERDRLENEVLETFSNHLLTYVNHLPRNDWEALAIAQHHGLPTRFMDWTTNPLVALYFACRDSKKDKDGNPHDSAVYVLISEPPRFSELRRQQKNGAANVDEPESAAPVSGDDDGYNDFGLDESGEATVFVDDELGTATATRPRIQTEVTKEGELSPFDISSNVIYDPPHVSPRIRAQDGVLLACHQPMQPLEEKDVLELVISQAAHDDIRRRLDQYGVFDKQLFPDLDGIAKWLKYRVFEINGMT is encoded by the coding sequence ATGAACGAGTTCATCATCAACAGTTTCGAGAAGTACCTGACCACCGTCCGCGACAATATTGGTGTCACCGATCAAAAAGGCCAGCGCAAGCGCCGCTATTTTCGCGGCCAGACCAAGCGGGCTTTTGATGGTTACGACCTCAAGCCCTCCATTGGCCGTTATGCCCACCTGAACAGTCTGCCGCCCGCCGAGCGCGACCGGCTAGAAAACGAGGTACTGGAGACCTTCAGCAACCATCTGCTCACCTATGTGAACCACCTGCCGCGCAATGACTGGGAGGCGCTGGCTATCGCCCAGCACCACGGTTTGCCAACCCGTTTCATGGACTGGACCACCAACCCGCTGGTGGCGCTCTATTTTGCCTGCCGCGATTCCAAGAAGGACAAGGACGGCAACCCGCACGACAGCGCCGTCTATGTGCTGATCAGCGAGCCACCGCGTTTCAGCGAATTGCGTCGACAGCAGAAGAACGGCGCGGCCAATGTGGATGAGCCGGAATCCGCTGCGCCCGTTTCAGGCGACGACGACGGCTACAACGACTTTGGGCTTGATGAAAGCGGTGAAGCAACCGTGTTCGTTGACGACGAACTGGGCACGGCCACAGCCACCCGTCCCCGCATCCAGACAGAAGTTACCAAAGAAGGTGAGCTGTCACCCTTCGACATCTCCAGCAACGTCATCTACGACCCGCCGCACGTCTCGCCGCGCATCCGCGCCCAGGATGGCGTACTGCTGGCCTGCCATCAGCCGATGCAGCCGCTGGAGGAGAAGGACGTGCTGGAGCTGGTGATCAGCCAGGCCGCCCATGACGATATTCGCCGCAGACTGGACCAGTACGGCGTCTTCGACAAACAGCTGTTCCCCGATCTCGACGGCATCGCCAAGTGGCTCAAGTATCGAGTGTTCGAGATCAACGGAATGACCTGA
- a CDS encoding helix-turn-helix domain-containing protein produces the protein MDKLDRWLTIDEVAGYIKMSRTKLYGMAQRGEVPASKIGNQWRFDREGIDQWMKAHATGAIGSDNKDKNQ, from the coding sequence ATGGATAAACTCGACAGATGGCTGACCATTGATGAGGTGGCGGGCTACATAAAAATGAGCCGAACCAAGCTCTACGGCATGGCCCAACGTGGAGAGGTTCCCGCCTCCAAGATCGGTAACCAGTGGCGTTTCGACCGGGAGGGGATTGATCAGTGGATGAAGGCACACGCGACCGGAGCAATCGGATCTGACAATAAGGACAAGAATCAATGA
- a CDS encoding type I restriction endonuclease subunit R translates to MKQTTEKAFEAYVEQMLLAKGWQPGNVSGWDRERALFPQAITDFIAATQAQLWETMRTQLGVQLEAMLLATLVKELAIKGSLHVLRHGFKFYGKTFRLAFFKPAHGLNEEVLTQYRANQLTVTRQVPCHPGDHSTVDLVFAVNGLPVATCELKNPWTGQSWRHAVRQYQEDRNPRAPLFEFKQRALVHFAADPDEVHMTTRLAGGKTFFLPFNRGSHPGEVQCGAGNPQHPSGYRSGYFWEEVLECESFLDILGHFVFIEKKEEKVEDGKGGSRMVTREAMIFPRYHQLDATRKLIFAARAEGPGQNYLIQHSAGSGKTNSISWLSHRLASLHDIDDHKVFDCVIVITDRQVLDRQLQDAIYQIEHAQGVVKAIDQDSKQLAEALIDGTKIVVTTLQKFPFVLRGLLHAAGAESADAPDEAAKAQARAWEAEICKRRYAVIVDEAHSSQTGETARELKAILGENTGGNGNDEEADWEDRLNEVMASRGRQQNLSFFAYTATPKGKTLELFGRTGASGKPEPFHIYSMRQAIEERFILDVLQNYTTYKTYFKLVKAVDDDPDLPKKKAARALAKFLVMHPTNIAQKIEVIVEHFRSHVRTHLGGRAKAMVVTSSRLQAVKYMEDFQRYIGEHGYDDIRPLVAFSGTVRDPDTGKEYTEPGMNSDVVNGRPISEKQLPERFASPDYQVLLVANKYQTGFDQPLLMAMYVDKRLDGVQAVQTLSRLNRMVPGKETPFVLDFVNEAEDVYRAFKPYYDATSLQESSDPAQFEQLKHELDAFQIYHWNEVEAFARIFYRTPSKQNPADHAHLQRHLQPAVDRFKVMDDEEQRGDFRDKLSGYVKVYSFLSQIIPYGDPDLEMLYSFGRFLLPHLPLERDTSTVKLGDEVGLQYYRLQRVFSGAIELREGEGEYGVKSPTDVGTGKAKEEKAPLSEIIEVLNDRFGTNFTEEDRLFFEQIKEKAANTPEVVRLRQANPFDKFQLGLRQMLEDLMIQRMSENDAIVSRYMDDKAFEDAAFAVLSKVIYDTIPATDAVDSSGKR, encoded by the coding sequence ATGAAGCAGACCACCGAAAAAGCCTTCGAAGCCTACGTGGAGCAGATGCTGCTGGCCAAAGGCTGGCAGCCTGGCAATGTGAGCGGCTGGGACCGGGAGCGGGCACTCTTCCCGCAAGCGATCACCGACTTTATCGCCGCCACCCAGGCCCAGCTGTGGGAGACGATGCGAACCCAACTCGGAGTGCAACTGGAAGCGATGCTGCTGGCCACCCTGGTCAAAGAACTGGCCATCAAGGGTTCGCTGCATGTGCTGCGTCACGGCTTCAAGTTCTACGGAAAGACCTTCCGTCTGGCCTTCTTCAAGCCCGCCCACGGTCTGAATGAAGAGGTGTTGACGCAGTACCGGGCCAACCAACTCACTGTCACCCGGCAGGTGCCCTGTCATCCGGGCGACCATTCTACTGTCGATCTGGTCTTTGCCGTCAATGGCCTGCCGGTGGCGACATGCGAGCTGAAAAACCCTTGGACCGGTCAGAGCTGGCGGCACGCAGTGCGTCAGTATCAGGAGGACCGCAACCCGCGCGCGCCGCTGTTCGAGTTCAAGCAGCGGGCTCTGGTGCACTTTGCCGCCGACCCCGACGAGGTGCATATGACCACCCGGCTGGCCGGGGGCAAGACCTTCTTTCTGCCCTTCAATCGCGGCAGTCATCCCGGCGAGGTACAGTGCGGCGCAGGCAATCCACAACATCCTTCCGGCTACCGCAGCGGCTATTTCTGGGAAGAAGTACTTGAATGCGAGAGCTTCCTCGACATCCTCGGTCACTTCGTCTTTATCGAGAAGAAGGAAGAAAAAGTCGAGGACGGCAAAGGTGGCAGCCGCATGGTGACCAGGGAGGCGATGATCTTCCCGCGTTACCACCAGCTCGATGCCACCCGAAAACTGATCTTCGCCGCCCGCGCCGAGGGACCGGGACAGAACTATCTGATCCAGCATTCGGCAGGCAGCGGCAAGACCAACTCCATATCCTGGCTGTCGCACCGCCTGGCCAGTCTGCACGATATTGATGATCATAAGGTGTTTGATTGCGTCATTGTCATCACCGACCGACAGGTGCTCGACCGCCAGTTGCAGGACGCAATTTACCAAATTGAGCACGCCCAGGGGGTGGTCAAGGCCATCGACCAAGATTCAAAACAGTTGGCCGAGGCGCTGATCGACGGCACCAAAATTGTCGTCACCACCCTGCAGAAGTTTCCTTTTGTGCTGCGCGGTCTGCTTCATGCCGCCGGGGCCGAGAGCGCTGACGCCCCGGATGAAGCGGCCAAGGCGCAGGCCAGGGCCTGGGAGGCGGAGATCTGCAAGCGCCGCTATGCGGTAATTGTGGACGAAGCCCACTCCTCCCAGACCGGCGAAACGGCGCGGGAGCTGAAGGCAATTCTGGGGGAGAACACAGGCGGCAACGGCAACGACGAGGAAGCCGACTGGGAAGACCGCCTGAATGAGGTGATGGCATCGCGCGGTCGGCAGCAAAATTTAAGCTTTTTTGCCTACACCGCCACGCCCAAAGGCAAGACGCTGGAGTTGTTTGGCCGCACCGGGGCCAGCGGAAAGCCGGAGCCTTTCCACATCTACAGCATGCGCCAGGCCATCGAGGAGCGTTTTATCCTTGACGTGCTGCAGAACTACACTACCTACAAAACCTATTTCAAACTGGTCAAAGCGGTGGATGACGACCCCGACCTGCCGAAGAAGAAGGCGGCGCGGGCACTGGCCAAGTTCCTGGTAATGCACCCGACCAATATCGCCCAGAAGATCGAAGTGATCGTCGAGCACTTCCGCAGCCATGTACGCACCCACCTGGGTGGTCGTGCCAAAGCCATGGTGGTGACAAGTTCACGCCTACAGGCGGTTAAGTACATGGAGGACTTCCAGCGTTATATCGGTGAGCATGGCTACGACGACATCAGGCCATTGGTGGCCTTCAGCGGCACGGTGCGCGACCCGGACACCGGTAAGGAATACACTGAACCAGGGATGAACTCCGATGTGGTCAACGGCAGACCGATCAGCGAGAAGCAGCTGCCAGAGCGGTTCGCCTCGCCCGATTACCAGGTTCTGCTGGTGGCCAACAAGTACCAGACCGGCTTCGACCAGCCGCTCTTGATGGCCATGTACGTGGACAAGCGGCTGGACGGGGTGCAGGCAGTGCAGACACTGTCGCGCCTTAACCGCATGGTACCGGGCAAAGAGACACCCTTCGTGCTCGACTTCGTCAACGAGGCCGAGGATGTCTACCGTGCCTTCAAACCCTACTACGATGCCACCAGCCTACAAGAAAGCTCCGACCCCGCCCAGTTCGAACAGCTCAAGCACGAACTGGACGCTTTTCAAATCTATCACTGGAATGAGGTGGAGGCCTTCGCCCGCATCTTCTATCGTACACCAAGCAAGCAAAACCCGGCCGACCATGCTCACCTGCAGCGCCATCTGCAACCGGCTGTGGACCGTTTCAAGGTTATGGACGATGAAGAGCAGCGTGGTGATTTCCGTGATAAGCTGAGCGGATACGTCAAGGTGTACAGCTTCCTGAGCCAGATCATCCCCTATGGCGACCCCGACCTGGAAATGCTCTACAGCTTCGGCCGGTTCCTGCTGCCGCACCTGCCACTGGAGCGCGACACCAGCACCGTTAAGCTCGGCGATGAGGTGGGCCTGCAGTACTACCGCCTGCAGAGGGTCTTTTCCGGGGCCATCGAACTGCGCGAGGGTGAAGGTGAATACGGCGTGAAGAGCCCCACCGATGTCGGCACCGGAAAGGCCAAGGAGGAAAAAGCGCCGCTTTCGGAGATCATTGAGGTTCTGAACGACCGCTTCGGCACCAACTTTACCGAGGAAGACCGGTTGTTTTTTGAGCAGATCAAGGAGAAGGCCGCAAATACCCCGGAAGTTGTTCGCCTGCGCCAGGCCAACCCCTTCGACAAATTCCAGTTGGGCCTGCGTCAGATGCTGGAAGACCTGATGATTCAGCGCATGAGCGAGAACGACGCGATCGTCTCACGCTACATGGATGACAAGGCTTTCGAGGATGCGGCGTTTGCGGTGCTTTCCAAGGTTATTTACGACACCATCCCCGCAACGGATGCAGTCGATTCTAGTGGTAAGCGATGA
- a CDS encoding type II toxin-antitoxin system PemK/MazF family toxin yields the protein MIKRGDIFVMPFPFTDLKNAKVRPVLVLSSLPGNDCIVCMLTTQPSRSQYAVPLSPNDTKNAAVRPGLIRVDRIVTCEDRIFLKKIDELKPDKLQETLDATKTVFD from the coding sequence ATGATCAAACGGGGAGACATCTTCGTCATGCCGTTTCCCTTCACAGACCTCAAGAATGCAAAGGTTCGTCCAGTTCTGGTTCTCAGCTCACTCCCTGGAAATGACTGCATCGTTTGCATGCTCACCACCCAGCCAAGCCGATCTCAATACGCAGTACCCTTGTCCCCCAACGACACCAAGAACGCTGCTGTCCGCCCAGGATTGATCCGTGTAGACAGGATCGTAACCTGTGAGGATCGTATTTTTCTTAAAAAAATTGATGAACTGAAGCCTGATAAGTTGCAAGAGACACTGGATGCAACGAAGACTGTTTTTGACTAG